The following coding sequences lie in one Chanos chanos chromosome 4, fChaCha1.1, whole genome shotgun sequence genomic window:
- the pcbd1 gene encoding pterin-4-alpha-carbinolamine dehydratase isoform X2, which translates to MSRVALQAEKMDHHPEWFNVYNKVQITLSTHDCGGLSQRDITLATFIDQASVF; encoded by the exons ATGTCCAGAGTGGCCCTGCAGGCGGAGAAAATGGATCATCACCCCGAGTGGTTTAACGTCTACAacaag gtccAGATCACCCTGAGCACACATGACTGCGGAGGTCTCTCCCAGCGTGACATCACTCTGGCCACATTTATCGATCAGGCCTCTGTATTCTGA
- the pcbd1 gene encoding pterin-4-alpha-carbinolamine dehydratase isoform X1: protein MAAKIQSLTMEEREHLLPILRNAQWVEAVGRDAIYKEFIFKDFNQAFGFMSRVALQAEKMDHHPEWFNVYNKVQITLSTHDCGGLSQRDITLATFIDQASVF from the exons ATG GCTGCTAAGATTCAGAGTCTGACgatggaggagagggagcaTCTGCTCCCCATTCTGAGGAATGCTCAGTGGGTGGAGGCGGTGGGGAGAGACGCCATCTATAAAGAATTCATCTTCAAAGACTTCAACCAG GCCTTTGGCTTCATGTCCAGAGTGGCCCTGCAGGCGGAGAAAATGGATCATCACCCCGAGTGGTTTAACGTCTACAacaag gtccAGATCACCCTGAGCACACATGACTGCGGAGGTCTCTCCCAGCGTGACATCACTCTGGCCACATTTATCGATCAGGCCTCTGTATTCTGA